The following coding sequences lie in one Salvia splendens isolate huo1 unplaced genomic scaffold, SspV2 ctg765, whole genome shotgun sequence genomic window:
- the LOC121791281 gene encoding uncharacterized protein LOC121791281: MRKEFLLSMATFKSVFDNYVVSDRVHDAITSFVVMDQYGIPRDVAALNCLLYAICSHGKTQPAENYFRIVKERVRVDAEREREVGRAQVTLSEMVSDIGWDKRNARAYDSFLCTLIEGPDGMREAMEGF; the protein is encoded by the coding sequence ATGAGGAAAGAATTTTTGCTCTCCATGGCTACTTTTAAGTCAGTATTTGATAATTATGTCGTTTCTGATCGCGTGCACGATGCTATTACGAGTTTTGTGGTCATGGATCAATATGGCATCCCACGTGATGTTGCAGCATTGAACTGCTTGCTGTATGCAATCTGCAGTCATGGAAAAACTCAACCGGCTGAGAATTATTTTCGGATCGTTAAGGAGAGGGTCAGGGTTGATGCTGAGAGGGAAAGGGAAGTGGGCAGAGCGCAGGTTACTTTGTCGGAAATGGTGAGTGATATTGGATGGGATAAGAGGAATGCGCGTGCTTATGATTCGTTCCTGTGTACTCTGATTGAGGGTCCTGATGGAATGCGAGAAGCGATGGAAGGATTTTAG